AAACAGGGGCTTAAACTTCCCATTGTTTATAACTCTGGTGGTTATGAATCCATTGAGACATTGAGAATTCTTGATGGAATAATTGATATTTATATGCCTGATTTTAAATATGCAGATAAAACTCTGGCAGAAAAATATTCAAAAGTTAAAAATTATCCTGATGTTGCTAAGCAGACACTCAAGGAAATGCATAGACAGGTTGGCGATTTAGTTATAAATGAACAGGGAATAGCTTTGCGAGGCTTACTTGTTAGACACCTTGTTTTGCCAAATAATATAGCAGGGACAGAGGAAGTGGTGAAATTCATTGCTGAGGAAATCTCTAAAAACACCTATATCAACATTATGGATCAATACAGACCCTGCTGGCAGGCAAATGATTATCCAGAAATAAATAGAAGAATAACACGAAAAGAGTTTGAAGATGCTATAAATATAGCTTTAAAATACGGATTAACAAGAATTGACTGCCTCATTTATTCAAAGAGACACTACTTCTGGTTTTAAACTTTCAAGGTCAAGTATTACTGCTGTTGCCTTTCCGTAAAGCCAACCACATGCCTCACCAGGATTTATAATCAATGTATTATTTAGTTTGCGAATGTCAATCTCATGCATATGTCCATATACTATTATGTCAAACTTACCTGAGAGCGTGAGTGCTTCAAGCATCTGAGGTTCATGCATAAGTGCAAACTTTTTACTCTCAATTTCAAATTCTCTTATCTGAGGCTGAATTCTTTCACCATACATTTTTTTAAGAAGAACTCTATCACCATCATTGTTTCCAAAAACTCCGTAGATTTCACCTTCAAATTCTTTAAAAACTCTCCATGTAAAAGGAGAAACAAAATCTCCTGCATGAATAATCTTTTTTACATTATGTTTCTTAAAAACTGCCAATGCTTTTCTTATGTTATCCATGTGGTCATGTGTATCAGATATAATCCCTATCTTCATTTTCCTCCTCCAACTTTATTAAAATTTCACCGAAGGGATTTTTTTGAAAAGCTTTGACAAACTTTAACCTCAATAATTCCAATAATGCAAGAAAAGTTACTATAATTTCAAG
The Thermodesulfovibrio yellowstonii DSM 11347 DNA segment above includes these coding regions:
- a CDS encoding metallophosphoesterase, with product MKIGIISDTHDHMDNIRKALAVFKKHNVKKIIHAGDFVSPFTWRVFKEFEGEIYGVFGNNDGDRVLLKKMYGERIQPQIREFEIESKKFALMHEPQMLEALTLSGKFDIIVYGHMHEIDIRKLNNTLIINPGEACGWLYGKATAVILDLESLKPEVVSL
- a CDS encoding radical SAM protein, with the translated sequence MDFIAAYLKLSEREFEEKIEQAFEILKKCTLCPRNCHVDRTSGKKGVCRVLDKPYVSSWGPHFGEELPLVGRYGSGTIFFGFCNLACVYCQNWTISHLGEGDEISYEELANIMISLQNSGCHNINLVTPTHQVPQIIKSIYIASKQGLKLPIVYNSGGYESIETLRILDGIIDIYMPDFKYADKTLAEKYSKVKNYPDVAKQTLKEMHRQVGDLVINEQGIALRGLLVRHLVLPNNIAGTEEVVKFIAEEISKNTYINIMDQYRPCWQANDYPEINRRITRKEFEDAINIALKYGLTRIDCLIYSKRHYFWF